One segment of Porticoccus hydrocarbonoclasticus MCTG13d DNA contains the following:
- a CDS encoding tetratricopeptide repeat protein: MHKLTKVTLPHCFALSLFSVFLLYSTSVFAAPVGHAPWVGDTLKGAPCEGGLENFGPFDYLLRNQLPGQLNIVEKHHFNQEVEQLIKGQTSVSPLGDIGYTLRAWPNHHRALYSAIRYRINTWPDGHPSRYTPAECYLQRAIKFSPNDATTHMLYGILLHQTGHQQKALELYEKAIELDPHNPQIQYNLALLLVDLKKYPEARTYATSLYKRGFPLPGLRDKLKAAGQWSSGDNQ, translated from the coding sequence ATGCACAAGTTGACGAAAGTAACGTTGCCCCACTGTTTTGCTCTATCCCTGTTTTCGGTGTTTTTGCTATACAGCACATCAGTTTTTGCAGCGCCTGTCGGCCATGCTCCCTGGGTAGGCGATACGCTCAAAGGCGCACCCTGTGAGGGCGGTCTGGAAAATTTTGGCCCGTTTGACTACTTATTGCGCAACCAGTTACCAGGGCAGCTCAACATTGTCGAAAAGCATCACTTTAATCAGGAAGTAGAACAGCTGATCAAGGGACAAACCAGTGTCTCGCCTCTTGGGGATATCGGTTACACCCTGAGGGCCTGGCCAAACCATCACCGGGCCCTGTACAGCGCTATTCGCTACCGCATCAATACATGGCCTGATGGCCATCCATCACGCTACACTCCGGCAGAGTGCTATCTACAGCGGGCCATTAAGTTCAGCCCCAATGATGCAACTACCCACATGTTGTACGGTATTCTCCTTCACCAGACCGGCCATCAGCAAAAGGCACTTGAGCTGTATGAAAAGGCCATTGAGCTTGACCCCCACAATCCACAGATTCAGTACAACCTGGCGCTCTTGCTGGTGGATCTCAAAAAATATCCCGAAGCCAGAACCTATGCCACCAGTCTCTACAAAAGGGGATTCCCGCTTCCCGGCCTCAGAGACAAACTGAAAGCAGCCGGGCAGTGGTCGTCGGGCGACAATCAGTAA
- a CDS encoding polysaccharide deacetylase family protein translates to MNHLLYSAVARTLPLVLQTKNKQRVCILTYHRVLPERDYMRSSEPTVATFDWHMELLARYFNPLSLSDAIARLDNNDLPERAVCVTFDDGYANNAECALPVLQRWSIPATVFISTGFLNGGLMWNDAVIEALRIAESDEFDLRSLGLATYDLADFHHRRQAAGQIIREIKHWPPEKRAEAIRVIECMVGPLPENMMLTNDQVKQLSDAGIEIGAHTRTHPILAMLKLADARQEIQASKNALETLVDKPVRYFAYPNGRPEIDYRLEHRDFVKSIGFEGAVSTQWGVVSGSSDRWQMPRFTPWDQTPLRFMVRLLAMFRNPA, encoded by the coding sequence ATGAACCATCTGCTGTACAGCGCAGTTGCCAGAACACTGCCCCTTGTGCTGCAGACAAAAAATAAACAGCGGGTTTGCATTCTCACCTACCACCGCGTGTTGCCTGAACGTGATTACATGCGCAGTTCCGAGCCGACAGTGGCGACGTTCGATTGGCATATGGAGCTGCTCGCCCGCTACTTCAATCCGCTGTCGCTGTCTGATGCCATTGCCAGGCTGGACAACAATGATCTGCCGGAAAGAGCTGTTTGCGTGACCTTCGACGACGGGTATGCCAACAACGCAGAATGTGCGTTACCGGTACTGCAACGTTGGAGCATACCCGCCACCGTATTTATTTCCACGGGCTTCCTCAATGGTGGCCTGATGTGGAACGACGCGGTGATCGAGGCATTACGAATTGCCGAGAGTGACGAGTTTGATCTGCGATCGCTGGGTCTTGCCACCTACGATCTGGCCGATTTCCACCACCGCAGACAGGCAGCGGGTCAGATTATTCGTGAAATCAAGCATTGGCCACCGGAAAAGCGCGCCGAGGCTATTCGTGTTATTGAGTGTATGGTGGGGCCCTTGCCGGAAAATATGATGCTGACCAATGATCAGGTGAAGCAGTTGAGCGATGCCGGTATCGAGATTGGCGCTCACACCAGGACACATCCCATCCTGGCCATGCTAAAACTTGCCGATGCCAGGCAGGAAATTCAGGCCTCAAAAAATGCACTGGAAACATTGGTGGACAAACCGGTTCGCTATTTTGCCTACCCCAATGGTCGGCCAGAGATCGACTACCGGTTGGAGCATCGCGATTTTGTAAAATCCATCGGTTTTGAAGGCGCGGTCTCCACCCAGTGGGGAGTTGTCAGCGGGTCAAGCGATCGTTGGCAGATGCCGAGATTTACCCCCTGGGATCAGACGCCATTGCGATTTATGGTGCGTTTACTGGCAATGTTCAGGAACCCGGCTTGA
- a CDS encoding lipopolysaccharide biosynthesis protein, with translation MTITTRTAIGFSITGRYLTLSFQFVSTMILARLLTPEEIGIFSAGFAIVALAQLFRDFGLNQYIIQEKELNETKIRTTFTLNLLMSWTLGTLLFFAAGLIADFFQEEGIETLIRILSFNFFIIPFGTITLALLRKKMRFHITAAIGLTATLLGICVSLATAYTGSGYLCLAYGAITETSSIVLLSVFFRPRDVSLIPTLEGAKNIFRFGSIVGAGNIINQFATSITDALIARMLGLAQLGYFSRAFGTFSLFDHIFVSSIRGVILPLFSRDNIHTGKLRESYLKAVTYSYIFAWPFFTFLFLYTEETIRVLYGTQWDAAIPLVKILCLAGVLLPSFLFADNLFIAYGRPGITLKIKVISNIAKIIMVGGACFVGLKAVCLALVGFFIVRFMACQFYANQVFGIGMIDAAKPAMQGLMPLIFTISPTLAVNSLMQGHIESIYVHFALLMAVAFVGWIVGLRLSRHAFYNEITSFAGKGRI, from the coding sequence ATGACTATCACCACTCGCACAGCCATTGGATTCAGTATCACCGGCAGGTATCTGACGCTCTCCTTTCAGTTTGTCTCAACCATGATCCTGGCCCGGCTGCTGACGCCGGAAGAGATTGGTATTTTCAGTGCAGGCTTTGCCATTGTGGCGCTGGCCCAACTGTTTCGCGACTTTGGCCTGAATCAGTACATTATTCAGGAAAAAGAATTGAATGAGACGAAAATCAGAACAACCTTCACGCTCAACCTGTTGATGTCCTGGACGCTGGGGACTTTGCTGTTTTTCGCGGCGGGCCTGATAGCCGATTTTTTTCAGGAAGAAGGTATAGAAACGCTGATCAGAATTCTCTCCTTCAACTTTTTTATTATCCCTTTTGGCACTATCACCCTGGCATTGCTGCGCAAGAAAATGCGCTTTCATATCACTGCAGCTATTGGCCTGACCGCAACCCTGTTGGGCATCTGCGTGTCCCTGGCAACGGCCTACACCGGTTCCGGCTATCTCTGTCTCGCCTATGGCGCGATCACCGAGACCTCCAGCATTGTACTTCTGTCAGTTTTCTTTCGGCCCAGGGACGTGAGTCTTATCCCCACCCTGGAAGGTGCCAAAAATATATTCAGGTTCGGCTCCATTGTCGGCGCGGGCAACATCATCAACCAGTTTGCTACCAGTATCACTGATGCCCTGATCGCCCGCATGCTTGGGCTCGCGCAGCTGGGCTACTTTTCCCGGGCCTTTGGTACTTTTTCACTGTTCGATCATATATTTGTCAGCAGCATTCGCGGGGTCATACTGCCGCTTTTCTCCCGGGACAACATTCACACAGGCAAGCTGAGGGAGAGTTATCTCAAGGCTGTCACTTACTCCTATATTTTTGCCTGGCCCTTTTTTACCTTCCTTTTTCTCTACACGGAAGAAACCATAAGGGTGCTGTATGGCACGCAGTGGGATGCCGCCATTCCGCTGGTAAAAATCCTCTGCCTGGCGGGTGTACTGCTGCCGTCATTTCTGTTTGCCGACAATCTGTTCATTGCCTATGGCAGACCGGGAATTACACTGAAGATCAAGGTCATTTCAAATATTGCAAAAATCATAATGGTGGGTGGTGCCTGCTTTGTAGGACTGAAAGCGGTCTGCCTGGCACTGGTAGGATTTTTTATTGTCAGGTTTATGGCCTGCCAGTTTTATGCCAACCAGGTATTTGGCATCGGCATGATAGATGCCGCAAAACCTGCCATGCAGGGTTTGATGCCATTGATTTTCACAATATCACCAACACTGGCTGTAAACTCCTTGATGCAGGGGCATATCGAAAGCATTTATGTTCATTTTGCCCTGTTGATGGCAGTGGCATTTGTGGGCTGGATCGTTGGTCTCAGGCTTTCCAGGCATGCCTTTTACAATGAAATAACCAGCTTCGCCGGAAAGGGCAGGATATGA
- a CDS encoding sulfotransferase, which produces MSIYNQLRLRTRKVLPRRFHCYCIGAAKTGTTSISSMFKAHFDSAHEPAISETNHQIINYLKNEMTAEEVQSFIEKRDRKLNLEMESTHSLIYIAKEVVGLFPDAKYLVTVREPLSWIRSRINFHFKKHPPEWEEYRQYFWMDKTRGYDPEEALLEANQLASLDAYLSQYNEHYLLAKQHLPEAASLYIRTDNLSRESGEIARFLNINARDINTSHANSEPEKASFIEGIDEHYLTRKVWGHCEDLIREYFPERVPFYLDEIQ; this is translated from the coding sequence GTGTCTATTTATAATCAATTGCGGCTCAGAACCCGCAAGGTATTGCCCCGGCGATTTCATTGTTACTGTATCGGTGCCGCCAAGACCGGTACAACGTCCATCTCCTCCATGTTTAAGGCCCATTTTGATTCAGCCCACGAGCCAGCCATTTCAGAGACCAATCATCAAATCATCAACTATTTAAAAAATGAAATGACGGCTGAAGAGGTTCAGTCCTTTATTGAAAAACGGGACAGAAAACTGAACCTTGAAATGGAATCTACCCATTCATTAATTTACATAGCAAAGGAAGTCGTCGGCCTGTTTCCCGACGCAAAATATTTAGTCACCGTCAGGGAGCCACTGAGCTGGATCAGGTCCAGAATCAACTTTCATTTCAAAAAACATCCGCCGGAATGGGAGGAATATCGCCAGTATTTCTGGATGGACAAAACCCGGGGGTATGATCCGGAAGAGGCCCTTCTCGAGGCCAACCAGCTGGCTTCCCTGGATGCCTATCTGTCCCAATATAATGAACACTATCTGCTGGCAAAGCAGCATCTTCCGGAGGCTGCCAGCCTTTACATCAGAACAGATAACCTGTCTCGGGAATCTGGAGAAATTGCCCGGTTTTTAAACATCAATGCACGAGATATCAATACCTCACACGCCAACTCCGAACCCGAAAAAGCCTCTTTTATAGAGGGCATTGATGAGCACTATCTGACAAGAAAGGTATGGGGCCACTGCGAGGATCTAATCAGGGAGTATTTCCCTGAACGCGTTCCCTTTTATTTGGATGAAATACAATAA
- a CDS encoding polysaccharide pyruvyl transferase family protein produces MKLCYYHDNEGNFGDDLNAWLWPKLLPGVIQGIARHGEEYYEENNREAALLYGIGTILDQRIPPLPVKFIAGSGVGYFSSPEIDDKFNIYFVRGPQTAKKLGIDPSKALTDPAILLREFIPEAEKIHEVSLIMHCDTAKSGYWKHIANDLGIHHIDPRTKDPLIVINNLIASKYVITESLHGAIIADAYGIPWRPINTMPHINQFKWHDWCQSINVAYEPANLVSIFDDRRATTTKTLLNKGKAFLARQQLKHLIKEGKSFNSNPAVIRSHTSQMLERLAQLTIDANNLQDRLK; encoded by the coding sequence ATGAAGCTCTGTTACTACCATGACAACGAAGGTAATTTTGGAGACGATTTGAATGCCTGGTTGTGGCCAAAGTTACTGCCTGGCGTCATTCAGGGTATCGCCAGGCACGGGGAAGAATACTACGAGGAAAACAACCGGGAAGCGGCCCTGCTGTATGGAATTGGCACCATACTCGACCAGAGAATTCCCCCTCTGCCGGTAAAATTTATTGCGGGCTCCGGGGTAGGTTATTTCTCTTCACCGGAGATCGATGACAAGTTCAATATCTATTTTGTCAGAGGACCGCAAACCGCAAAAAAGCTGGGTATTGATCCCTCGAAAGCACTGACTGATCCCGCTATCCTGTTAAGGGAGTTCATACCCGAAGCTGAAAAAATTCACGAGGTGTCATTGATCATGCATTGTGACACCGCAAAAAGTGGCTATTGGAAGCATATCGCCAATGACCTGGGAATCCACCACATTGACCCAAGGACAAAAGATCCCCTCATCGTTATTAACAATCTGATTGCCTCTAAATACGTCATCACCGAATCACTTCATGGTGCAATTATCGCTGATGCCTATGGCATACCCTGGCGACCCATCAACACCATGCCCCATATCAATCAATTCAAATGGCATGACTGGTGCCAGTCAATCAATGTGGCCTATGAGCCGGCAAATCTGGTCTCAATTTTTGACGACAGGCGGGCCACCACCACCAAAACCCTGCTCAATAAAGGCAAGGCCTTTCTGGCCAGGCAACAATTGAAACATCTGATCAAGGAGGGGAAATCCTTTAACAGCAACCCTGCGGTCATTCGTTCTCATACCAGCCAGATGCTGGAAAGACTAGCCCAGTTGACGATTGATGCGAATAACCTTCAAGACAGGTTGAAATGA